Genomic segment of Panicum virgatum strain AP13 chromosome 2K, P.virgatum_v5, whole genome shotgun sequence:
AGTTCTTGCGGACCTGGGCCTGGGCCTGCTAAAAGAACGATCTTTGGGGGCACTTCTAGTGCGGTGCAATTGCTGTTTGAATGTTTGTTGCGATTTGCGGGAGTTCAGGCACGCTGGATGTGTGGCCTGAATTCGGATTGCCGGATTGGGTGGGAAAGGTGAGACCGAAGGTGGTCTCATTCTCATAAAGTTGAAGGTTTAGTTGGATGGTGGAGATAGTGGAAACGCGATCCTAGTAGTCGATGTGGCCCttactccctctctctcttaaaaaaaaactgatgtGCTCCTAAGGGCTGGTCATAGAAACATGGTTTTTCATTTGGGTGATCAGCTTGATAGTTGAGACTGATTGGCCTGGTGCAAAGCTTCTACTTCTCACAATTGCAATCAGTAAGGCCGTCCACATCTAGTGTTTATTGCAGGACAATATAACAGTACAGTACCTGTCAGGATCAGTCATGCAATTGAAACTTGGATCTTGTTCTGTAAATGTAGCCATCGTATTAAAGTTCACAACTTATAATCAATGTATCAGTGTGTTGTCACTTGGTTAATCCAAATATATTCCTGATGAACTAGACTTGGTTTTTAAGCTGATTTTTTTCCCCTGCAAAAACTCATGAGTAGCATGCAAACAGTTTCTGTGTTTATGATGTTTATGGAACTTCTAGGTAGCAGCTTTGCAGTGTTATTCTGTTTTGTCCAAAGTTGCAAGGGAGACTTTGTGCTAGTTAACTAAGTGATAACTGAATATAACATGATTGCCATTGTGGTGCAGGTGATGCTTTTGTAGCCTTGCTAATAGTAATGGTTAATATGAGGGACAACGAATCGCCATATGAAGCACAAATGGAAGAGCCCTTAGGGAGGGTGTCTATACTTTCTTACGGTTCTGGGCATATGCTTAACGACATCACTTCCTCGTGTTGGTTTACTTATTTGTTGGTGTTTTTGACTGATGTGGGACTTAGTCCAGGGTATGTGCTTTCTGGATTACATCTCTTTTTCTCATATTCCAATCAATGAGTATGTTCTGTCCTGTAGTATGTTGCTGAATCATGTTAAACTGGAGGTATTTTTGAACTCATTTTAGCTTTAGTCTTAACTCTTTGTCCACTCTACTTGAAGAGGTATTTTACGCTGCTATGAATTAGGAAGTAAGTTCATGTTTGATTTCAAGTTGTCTTAGACCGTTAGACGTGATGCAGTATCTTACTGCAATAGTCTAAAAtgtcctttttttaaaaaaaattatgatctacaactttaaaTGTAAGCATGCACAACTGTTCATCAAATTCTTCTGTCCCTTTTCGTTACTAGTGCTAGTAATGTTCAAAATTTGGCAATAAGACTTACCATGTCTAAATACTAATGAGGCTATAACAGAAACGTTAGTTCCTAGGGAATGTGAattacctttttttttaaaaaacaaagcCAACTAATTTTTTGATCGATGCCATGCCGTAGAGTCTGCCTAAAATATTGGATTGTTGGATCCAACCATATTTGTTTACCCAGGTTATGAGAAATATTGAGATGCTGAAAGCTTGGAATTAAAAGCTTCAGGATAACTTCAGACACTTTACTTTATAATTCACCTTTGCAGCGATGCTGCTGCTGTCATGCTTTCTGGACAGTTGGCGGATGGATTCACAACAATCTTTGCTGGGGAATTGGTATGACCCAAGAAACAACATGATCCATGTATTATAATTTCAATACAGTAACATTTTAATTGATTCTCTTCTCTTTTTAGTCTCCACgagctaatttttttttaacattTGCTGTGTATGATTCTGGGGAAGATATATAAACAAACTGCTTCTGTTCCAGATAGATCGTTTCGGGCATTTCAAACTGTGGCATGCAGGAGGATCTATTTTAGTGGCAATTTCCTTCTCATCTGTTTTCGGTAGCTGTGTTCCTTGCAAACTTATGGAGACTAGTTCATCTACTTTGGAGACTGTTGGATACAGCACATTTGCCGCTATCTTTAATGTTGGTTGGGCAGTTGCTCAAGTTGCTCACATGTAATTGCTCCTTTATTTCACCACTTTCCCCATGCTTATGTCTATGGTTTCAGCAGTTCATTTATGGATGTCTTTTACATATTTTTAAGGTCAATGGTGAACTGCATGACATCAAACCCATCTAGCCGGGTTTCACTTGTAAGCTGTCGTAATGCCTTCACAATGGTTAGAATACTCTACTCCAGTGTTTTTTCTGTTATGTCCAAATGACAAAATATTGCATCTGATGTTCTCAGTTTCCATGCTTTTGCTAGGTTGCAAATCTTAGCCTGTATGGAATTGCTTTGTTAATATTTACTCTATTGCGGTCAGTGAGCGTACTAGTTCAGGTACTCTCTTGTATTAAGTAATATGTTCACTGTATGCCTGACATTCTTGATATTCATTATAATTTTTCAATACTTGGGACAGTATCGGTGGATTGCTTATGTGTCCATTTCCCTTGGATCTTGTTTTGTTGTCATCTTCTTAGTTGGAACGAAGGAGCCAGGGTAAGATGGATACCTATGCACTTAATATTCTTTAGAAAGAGTTATTGACTTTCACTAGGTTTTTCTTCTCCTATATTATTTGTTGAATAAAGTATTTTATCTTTAGGTCAATTCAGCACTCTACGGATAAGAACCTTTCCAGAATTTCATGGGCCTACTGGTTCAAGAGAGTATTATACTACCAAGTTGCTCTAGTCTATACTCTGACTAGATTAGTGACCAATGTTTCACAGGTATCTAGTAATCTTTTGATCTGTGATATAGGACTGAAATTACCTTTTATTTGAGAATTTCTAAAGGCATCTATACTTTTCATTCTATTTAGGCGGTGCATTTTATTTCTTGAATATACGACTTATGCTTGGAACTTCAACGATACGACCAGTCAGTGATAATGTTCTATTTGTCTTAACAGGCATTTCTTGCTTTCTATGTGATAAATGATTTAGAAATGCCTCAATCCTCGAAAGCATTGGTAAGGTCCAACCCCACACTTTTTTATTCTATCCTGTGGAAAGCGTACTCATCTAATACACATGCTATTGTAGAAATTTTAAACAACTGAACAAACAAGAGAGATATTGTACTCGATAGAACTTATTATCAATGATGTAAgagatgaaaatttttgaagacCTGAAAGCTGCCGAATTTCAGTCTGTTCTCTGAAATTAATCTGAACTCCAGTACATTTGGTGATCAGTCCATATAATCTGATGGTTCGCAGTCAAAATAATCTCATTACTGAAATAGATGTTAAATAGTAGTAATTGTATTCTTCTTCCACAGCTAAGACACCATCACCAATTTCGTAACACATACTCCATATGTTATATCAGTTAACCATGATGTTGCGTTGGCAGCCATGGATTTCCAACTAGGGCCGTGGCCTAGTCTTGACCCAGTTACGTTTTGGACTCCCTTCTGTTTTTTATGTAGTCCAGCCCAATCAGGGCAGCAATACCATTGTGTGGCCTTGGTCGCTGGACCAGCCCAACTCCGCCCCTGTGCGTTGACTTGTAATATGTGCGTCCCCTGGGTTAATTATTTCACATTTTTGTTTTTCAGATTCCTGCTATTATCTACATCTGCAGTTTGATAGTATCTGTAATATTACAGGTCAGATTATTTGTAATGACTATTTTCTCTAATTTAGTACTTCGTCTTTCAACTCAATGGAGTTTTGAAACGTTTATAGGAGACTAGGTGGTCAAGTTGGCGTCTCAAGCTTTACTTTTCAGCTGGAGCAGTGCTTTGGATATTGTCAGGTCTTGGGATTGTTCTTCTACCAAGCAGATTGCACAACGTCATGTATGCCATTTCAACCATAATAGGAGCTGCCAATGCACTTATGACAGTAAGTACAATGTAACATTGATTAATACATGTACTGCAAAGATATGATACAAACTTTAGTAAATAAGATGTACAATTAAAGGGAAAAAACCTTTAAGAAGGGATGTCACCAATTAATCATGCCATGGTGGTGTGCTGTCATTCTGGCCCATGTAGCTAGCTGTTGGCTGGGTCATGGATCTGGACATATGGTATCCTGGCTTGTATTTCAATCCTGACCTTCAGTACTATTTGGTTTAGTAATTGTCCTTTTTGATCAGTTATGTTAAGAGGGAGTGGAGATAAACAATTTAACCATGTGTATATGCTATCCTGCATATTTTCAGCAGATTTTTTTCCACGCGTATTACTTCCATGATTCTTATCTTTCCTTGATACAAGGTGACAAGTATTAGCATGGAAGGTGTTTTAGTAGGAGAAGATATAAATGGTTGTGCTTTTGTGTATGGCTCATTAAGTTTTGTTGTATCATGTGGAATAGCCCTGTATATACTGGAGTCCTATCAAGGTAATAGTGTAACTGTCTTAGTACTGGCAAATCAACATAAGCATTTAGTAATATTTCAGTTAAATTTTTGTGATTTTGCATGCAGGAAGTACCCAGATAAGATCAAATTCAGCAACGGCATTTGGCTATTCAATTACAAGATTTGGTTTGGGCTTTGTTCCAGCTGCCTGTTCGCTGCTTTCAGCAATAGTAGCTTATACCATGGACCTCCCTGATGCTCGGCGAAGACCTTTGGTGGAGCCACTTCTAGCATGATTTTGCTGGTGTCACTGCTACAGTTGAATGTCAACATTTGGTCATCAGTAATAGACACATGGTCACGCAATGGAATGACTGGAGCCTGAAGTTACTAACGACATTATAGGGCGGAGTAAGTGGATGCTTGGTCAATTCATTCCAGCTTCGTATATAGTCTGAATAAATTATGATGGAGAGAATGTACTCAGCGACGTGTTGAGTACGAATTAAAAGTAGCATAGGAATAGGAATACTTCTATTGATCACAATGATCTGTACAAATCATTCCACAATCCATTGTAAATGCAACTTATCTTCATTGTTCAGAAAGTGCATGGCGTGTATGGCAATTCTTCTGAAAACAAATAAACTGCCACATAGGCATATATAGCGCTTTCCAAGGGAAAAATGTTCACTCTAGTTTTTGTTTTATAGGACTGTAATTTCATTGTACATATGACACCATGATTCAAAACAAACATTTCATAATTATATTGATGGATGAAATCACCTGCGGTCATGTAAATTACTTCTGATATTCAGGAGTTATGCTAACAGTTCATCATTGATGCATACATGGTATGGAAGCTAACTGGCCTATTTCTGGTGGGGGTGATGAACATGAAATTCATCCAGGAACATACCCTGATGTCCACTTGCCATCTGTCACCTTCCAAACCTACTACATTCACACGTATGGCTTATACAACTGTAAGAAAGTTTCAAACTTTCATCTCTAATTGTACACTGATTCCTACACCAGTTCAACTGTAAATAACTCCTGTCCAAGTGCTGAATAATAGCAGCTGCAGTTTATTTTTAAGGATTTCTTTCTCAAGGGTATGTGGAGTCCGGTACCTGTTGCAACTTGCAACGCTTCCAATACACGTTTAACGTTTTGCTTCCAAAAAATGTGCTATTGTTGCGTCGTGGGGTGCCAGATTATTTCAGCTGCATTGCAAAAGCACATTTAGTACAGTTCTTATATGCAATTTCATTCAGCATAGGACAAATTTAGGGCAGTAAGTGCAGAACAAAAAGAGACAAGTTGTATTATGGGGGTTGAATTGAACTTTATAACCATGAGGATATTAGAGGCCGGACAAGCCTTGTGATGCCTTCTGATTCTGAATACATGGTGCTGTGAATTTGCAAGGTAAATCAACTGAATGTTTATTTCTATCCATTCCTAATCTGCTCATCTTCCAGGCCAGCAGCCCAATCGAAAGGAGTACTAGGTCCCAGGCTCCCAGCAGCTTCTTTCTCCTCCAGAAGCAACACCTTCCCTCGCCGTCCTTCAGCTCCATGACATGATGTCTCCATCCATGCCATGCGTGTCCCACCCTAGGCATCACATAACGTAGGTTGTCTGCGCCGTGAGCGCTGCGCTGCGTTGCGTACAGCGGTAGGTCTGAGGTCTCAATCCTCGGCGAGGGTTCTGGCAGGATGGTGCGCGTTCCGGCTCGCTCGATGCCGTCGCGGCCGCGAGAGGTTCGGCGCCCGCGAGTTCTGTGGCGGTGCTGCTCGCGCTCATACAGACGGGTCGGACGGCCACGCGCACGGGAAGTGCAGGCGTTCCCATGGCGGCGACGAGCGCGCAGTCATGGCGACGACCCGAGCAGGAGCCAGCGCAAatgccgccggagcagagcacgACGTCCCCAGCGAGCTTGCCTTCCAGCGCCCGCGGCTCCCTGGACGAAGCTCCGCGCAGCGCATCGTCCATCCTGGCCGCACGTGGCCGATCCAACGACCGGGATAGgccaaggggtggacggtattttatttaccgtccaccctggaTGGTAGATGGAATACCGTCCACCTCAAGAGGCGGACGTCGCCGCCGGGATCGTCGAAGAGAACCACGCCGTGCTGACCTCCATCACCGCTGCCACACTGTGCGCTCGGCGGCGTGCGAGCTATCGACGTACGGCGGCGTGCCGGCTTGGACGGACATCCCGCTGCCGGACGGGCGCACGCGGCAGAATCCGCCCGTGTTCCGGGCATGCACAGGGCACGGCGGCCATGAGgctgggtggcggcgcggccctgGACCATGAGCGCTCGCCCCCAAGGGCTCCCCTCCCGCTTCGGCGGACCACGAACGCCTtggcgccgcctccgtcgccccGCGCTCTCCGTGCTCCGGTACCTCGACTGCCGCTCGGCCGCCGCGCACGGGTCACCAAGACGACTTCAACTTGGAGGCTCATACAGACGGGTCGGACGGCCGCGCGCACGGGTAGTGCAGGCGTTCCCATGGCGGCGACGAGCGCGCAGTTATGGCGACGAACCGAGCAGGAGCCAGCGCAAatgccgccggagcagagcacgATGTCCCCAGCGAGCTTGCCTTCCCTTCCAAATCCCGCGGCTCCCTGGACGGAGCTCCGCGCAGCGCATCGTCCATCCTGGCCGCACGTGGCCGATCCAACGACCAGTAGgccaaggggtggacggtatttcatttaccgtccgggGTAGATGGAACACCGTCCACCCCGAGAGGCGGACGTCGCCGCCGGGATCGTCGAAAAGAACCACCTCCATCGCCGCTGCCACACTGTGAGCGTCCACGGCGATTCCGAGCGCGAGTTCCTGGAGCCGCCAAACCGCGCTCGGCGGCGTGCGAGCTATCGACGGACGGCGGCTTGCCGGCTTGGACGGAgatcccgctgccgggcgggcgCGTGCGGCAGAAGCCGCTCGTGTTCCGGGCGTGCACAGGGCACGGCGGCCATGAGgctgggtggcggcggggccctGGATTATCAGAGCACGCGTCGACGGCTTCTCTTGACGGCCCAGCTCGTCCCCGATGGCTCCCCATTCGGTGGACCACGAACGTCGAACGCCTtggcgccgcctccgtcgccccGCGCTCTCCGTGCTCCGGTACCTCGactgccgccgcgcgcgggtCACCAAGACGACTTCAACTTGGAGGTGGCCTTTCGCGCGCAGCTCAGGAAGGCTGGCTGATGAATTGCTAGGCCCATTTTGAATTATACCTTTGTTCATCCATTTTGACAGTCATTTTGCCTACCATCAGTCCATCAGTAATTCTGATCTTCAGGAGACAGATGCAAGCAACTGGTTTCAGAATTCACTAGATAGGAAGAAGCCTAACTGACCACCGTTTTTTCACATGTGTGGTCTgacttttttttgttgtgatctttgcttcttagatgcccaaacaaggagcatgaacagtaagaAAGATGACAATGAAAGTTGGTGTCGAACTCTCCAATAATGattagaaaattcaaccctttacactgtggagaggggggctatttatacccctagccctcggccaaGGTTTCCTAAATTGtcccctcccaactcatttacagttCACTCCTAACCGGTTCctgggtaaaattacaaggtgagaggttcACAAATCCGACATTCTCACGTATTCgggaggtgtacaaatccgaccttctcacatatTCACGTTTTACTCACATGTCTACAACCGACGAAGGTTACAACAACCTTCGGGTACCTCCGGGAGTTTGAGCCATGAAGGTTCCATGACCGAGCAATCAGCCGTCATCTTCGCTCCCGGTGGTGATCTCCTTTCCCGAAGGTCTTGGCCTTCGAGTTTATGCTTCCGGGTAGCTGTTTGTCACCTTCGTCTCCCGAAGGTGGTCACCGAAGGTCTTGCTCTTAGACCTTTTGCTTCTGAGCGGTGGCTTGTTTCCTTCGCCTACCGAAGGTGGTCACCGAAGGTCTTGGTCTTTAAGCCTGTGCTTCTGAGTGACCCTTCGTCACCCTCGGGTGCGCTTATCCTCTTCTCGTTGAAGCCCTGCAAAagagttagggagcatttccgagggtaGGAGCTTGACCcggaggtccaatccccaacattTTTCTAGTGTAACTGGGTCTGATTGAACCATGAGGATATTAGAGGGAATTCTATTTGAGGCCAGACAAGCCTTGCCTTGTGATGCCCTCTCATTCTGAATACACGGTACTGTGAATTTTGCAAGGTGTCAACTGAATGTTTATTTCTATCTCATTCCAAATCTGATACTTCAGAGTTCATATTCGCTATATACGTGTCATCTTTTTCTGGATTTAGTGGCTTGGCGAAATTGAAACCCTTACGCTTCCCTTAACTATGTGTAGATTCCTATCTTGTGTACCAAAGTAAGATAGCTCCAGACCCTGATTTGTTCTACGGCCCAGAATGCCCACTAATGCTtgcttcagagttcagagtGCAGGATCGCACTGGTTATGACCTGCACGCTTCAGTGTTTACATATTTTCGTCGCGTTGGACCTCCAGAAAAACTGGCATCTGCAAGCAAGTCCTGGAAGTTTATGCAGTATAAGATGAGCATAGGCTGgaacttttctctttttttctttctaaacAAATAGTATAGGATGATTAGCCTGGTAATTGAAAAAAGGCCCATATTGGTACACCATCAGTAATTCCATCAACAACTTGCTGAAGTTTAAAATAGAAAAAGTAGAGCCTAGAGGCACTTGGACTTGGTCACTAGTGTGATAGTCCTAGAATTATCTCATATTGGTTGCATCACGTCCATTTTTCCACTATCAAGCAAAGTTTTGCCATGTTGTTGTACTACAAAGAAAAAATAACATTGTTATCGCTGACAAATGGTACTTACGCCCCCACATACCATCCACATGTTTTGTGGGTATCCTTGTAATTTGATAGCGAGCAAAAATTTCTTTTCGAAGTGTCAATCCACCATGTGCTGTGTGCCTGTGTAGCAGCAGGTTTCCAGTGTGGCAGATGAACTGGGCTCGATCAGCCTCTATATAAAGCCCACACAGGGCACGCATTCCTTCACCACCGAGCTCGATCACACATCCACCGGCAATGGCGTCCATCACCACAAAGCTCTTGCACCACCTAGCACTGTTCCTCTTCCTTGTTCAGCTCACCGGCCCAGTTCTCGCCTCAAAGATCAAGAGCCATGCTGCGCTCAAACCACCGAGCACCTACATCGTCCATGCCAACCACCTCGCCAAGCCGCCCCACTTCGCCGCCCTCGAGGACTGGTACCATGCCATAGTGGCAGCTGACTCACCTCGCCCCACCAACACCAGCCGCATCTTGTACACCTACGACACCGTGATGCAAGGCTTCGCCGTCCAGCTCACTGTCGACGAGGCCCGGCGCATGTCAGGCGCCCCCGGCGTCACCGGCGTgtacgaggaggacgagctgtTCTACCTTCAGACCACGAGGTCGCCGGGGTTCGTAGGCCTAGACCCAAAGAACGGCGCCTGGAACGAGACGAACTTCGGCGACGGCGTCATCATCGGCTTCATCGACGCCGGCATATGGCCCGAGAGCAAGAGCTTCGATGACAGCAGGCTCGGCCCCGTCCGGGCGAGCTGGAAGGGCAAGTGCGTCGACGCCGACGATTTCAACGCCAGCCTGTGTAACAACAAGCTGGTTGGTGCCAAGGCCTTCAGCGCTGGCAAGGCGAGGAgcaagagcggcggcggcggcgtcccctcCCCGAGGGACAAGGACGGCCACGGCACGCACGTGTCGTcgacggccgccggcgcggaggtCCCGGACGCCGGCCTCCACATGTTCTCGCGAGGGACCGCGTTGGGCATGGCACCCAAGGCGAGGATCGCCATGTACAAGGCGTGCGACGCCGACGGCTGCTCTGGGCGGACATCGTCGCGGCGGTCGACGCCGCGGTGAAGGACGGCGTGGACATCATTTCTATGTCCCTCGGAGGCCAGCCGCGCTCCTTCCACAGCGACGCCATCGCGATCGCCACCTTTGGCGCTGAGCGCAACGGCATCTTCGTCGTCCTCGCGGGCGGCAACGCCGGACCGGGAGCATCTACGGTGACCAACACGGCGCCGTGGATGGCCACCGTCGGCGCCGCCACCGTGGACCGGCTGTTCCCGGCGAATCTCACGCTTGGGAATGGCGCCGTGCTCGCGGGCCAGTCCCTTTACACCATGCAGGCGAAGGGAACCGCCATGATCCCTCTAGTGTCCAGCCGATGCCGATCCCCTGGTGACTGGACGCCCGACACGGTCATGGGGAAAATCGTGGTTTGCATGGACGGAGCAACCGACGCGCACGGCATTCTCCTGCAGAATGCTGGTGGAGCAGGGATAGTTGGTGTGGATCCTCGCGAGTGGTCTCGAGATGGCACCACGGCCTATCCCTTCACACTTCCGGGTGTCGTGCTCAGCTACACCGCCGGCGAGAAGCTCAGGGCGTACATGGCCTCGGAGCCCAACCCGGTGGGGTCCTTCAGCTTTGGCTGCGAGACGGTCATCAGCAAGAACAGGGCGCCGGTGGTCGCCGGCTTCTCGTCGCGGGGCCCCAACCAGGTCGTCCCCGAGCTCCTCAAGCCCGACGTCGTCGCGCCGGGAGTGAGCATTCTGGCGGCCTGGTCGGGCGACGCTTCTGTGTCGGGAGACGCTGTCGACGGGAGGAGAAccgactacaacatcatctcGGGGACGTCATGGCGTGCCCGCACGTCGCCGGCATCGCGGCGCTGATCAAGAAGAAGTACCCCGGCTGGACGCCGGCGATGATACGGTCGGCGCTGATGACGACCGCCTGGACTATCGACAACCGCGGCCGGCGCATCCGCGACAACGGGGccaccgacgacgacggcgtcaGGGTCGCGACGCCGCTCGTGGCCGGGGCCGGGTACGACCAACCGGACCTCGCGCTGGACCCGGGCCTCGTCtacgacgccggcgagcgcgactACGTCGACTTCCTGTGCACCCTCAACTACACAGCGGAGCAGCTGCGCCTGTTCGTGCCGGACTTCGGCAGGTGCACGAcgacgctcgccggcggccccgccGGCCTCAACTACCCGTCCTTCGTCGTGATCTTCGACAACCGCACCGCCACCCGCACGCTGAAGCGGACGCTGACCAAGGTGTCCGAGGAGGCCGAGACGTATAATGTCATCGTCAAGGCGCCGAAGCACGTGAAGGTGACCGTCACGCCGACGACCCTGGTGTTCAAGGAGCCCAACGAGAGGAAGAGCTACACGGTGGAGTTCAGAAATGAAGCCCGTGGAAACCGGAAGACAGTGGGATTTCGGACACATCAGCTGGGAGAACGAGAACCATCGTGTCAGGAGCCCAGTGGCCTGCCATTGGCAGAACTGATGACTTCCAGTACAAACTTGCAGACTTGCAGTAGAATAAGGAGTGCAGATGTGTTGATGAGTTGGTCgatcatgaaaaattcagtATCTtgtatttccaaaaaaaaaaatcagtgtcTTCTGTTGTGACTCTGATGTTAACTTCCTCGCCCTCGCCCATGATATGTGATGTTTGTTCCCTTTTGTTGGCTATACAGTGGGCGCGCTTCGAATACGCAGATGCTTACACTTGTGAACGTT
This window contains:
- the LOC120692693 gene encoding major facilitator superfamily domain-containing protein 12-like isoform X1, which encodes MVNMRDNESPYEAQMEEPLGRVSILSYGSGHMLNDITSSCWFTYLLVFLTDVGLSPGDAAAVMLSGQLADGFTTIFAGELIDRFGHFKLWHAGGSILVAISFSSVFGSCVPCKLMETSSSTLETVGYSTFAAIFNVGWAVAQVAHMSMVNCMTSNPSSRVSLVSCRNAFTMVANLSLYGIALLIFTLLRSVSVLVQYRWIAYVSISLGSCFVVIFLVGTKEPGSIQHSTDKNLSRISWAYWFKRVLYYQVALVYTLTRLVTNVSQAFLAFYVINDLEMPQSSKALIPAIIYICSLIVSVILQETRWSSWRLKLYFSAGAVLWILSGLGIVLLPSRLHNVMYAISTIIGAANALMTVTSISMEGVLVGEDINGCAFVYGSLSFVVSCGIALYILESYQGSTQIRSNSATAFGYSITRFGLGFVPAACSLLSAIVAYTMDLPDARRRPLVEPLLA
- the LOC120692693 gene encoding major facilitator superfamily domain-containing protein 12-like isoform X2 — protein: MVNMRDNESPYEAQMEEPLGRVSILSYGSGHMLNDITSSCWFTYLLVFLTDVGLSPGDAAAVMLSGQLADGFTTIFAGELIDRFGHFKLWHAGGSILVAISFSSVFGSCVPCKLMETSSSTLETVGYSTFAAIFNVGWAVAQVAHMSMVNCMTSNPSSRVSLVSCRNAFTMVANLSLYGIALLIFTLLRSVSVLVQYRWIAYVSISLGSCFVVIFLVGTKEPGSIQHSTDKNLSRISWAYWFKRVLYYQVALVYTLTRLVTNVSQAFLAFYVINDLEMPQSSKALIPAIIYICSLIVSVILQETRWSSWRLKLYFSAGAVLWILSGLGIVLLPSRLHNVMYAISTIIGAANALMTEVPR